From a single Aricia agestis chromosome 17, ilAriAges1.1, whole genome shotgun sequence genomic region:
- the LOC121735438 gene encoding uncharacterized protein LOC121735438, which yields MSTVSDLSDRLCSMEQSTRENNVEINGIPERKSENLLKVFTQITKTINHDIPEDDVSNITRVAKINRDNTRPRTVIVKLRTTRHRDALLAAVITYNKKNAKNKLSTSHLGLDGASTPIFVAEHLSPSNKSLHAAARKKAKEAGYKFVWVRGGRIYARRDEQSQAILIRNVESLKKMS from the coding sequence ATGTCTACTGTAAGTGACCTGTCCGATAGGTTGTGTAGTATGGAACAAAGCACACGTGAAAATAACGTCGAAATTAACGGGATTCCGGAGCGAAAATCTGAAAACCTCCTCAAGGTATTTACACAGATTACAAAAACAATTAACCATGACATCCCTGAGGATGACGTGTCAAATATTACTCGTGTCGCTAAGATTAACCGCGACAACACACGCCCTCGCACAGTGATAGTCAAACTCAGAACTACACGCCATAGAGATGCCCTTCTAGCTGCGGTCAttacatacaataaaaaaaatgccaAGAATAAGTTAAGTACATCTCACTTGGGGCTCGATGGTGCCAGTACACCTATATTTGTTGCGGAACACTTGTCACCATCCAACAAATCACTCCACGCCGCAGCGCGCAAGAAGGCGAAAGAAGCTGGCTACAAGTTCGTTTGGGTGCGGGGTGGCCGCATCTATGCACGCAGGGATGAACAAAGTCAAGCCATTCTAATACGTAACGTTgagagtttaaaaa